The segment GTGCGCGGCGATGCGACCGCTGGCGTCGACGAGGATGCACTCGGTCTTGGTGCCGCCGCCGTCGATGCCGATTTTGTAGGAAGGAGAGCCCACGGAGAAAAATTACGCGAGTTGGCGGCTCAGCCGGGACTTGTAGCGCTCGGCGAGCGCGCGGTTGTGTTCAATCGCGCCGGGAACGTTCTGGCTGCGCAGGATCGGCAGCGGATGACCGTTGGTCTTGAGCCACTCGATCACGGCGAGCATCAGCCAGTTCAGCAGCGAGCAGCCGATCAGCGTCGAGGTGGGACCCGCTTTGATGCCATCCTGCACCTCGACGATCGCGTCGCCCGGCACACCCGTGTTGTCGAGCACGTAGTCCGCGACCTCGTGCAGTTTCCGTCCATCCGGGTGCACCGTGGCGTAGGTGGTCGACATCGAGAGCGCGGTAAGACCGACGACGGTCAGGCCCTTCTTCTTCGCGTAGAGGGCGATCTCAATCGGGGAGGAGTTTTTGCCGGAGTTGGAAATGACGATGATCGTTTCACCAGACAGGAGCTGGTATTGGCGATCGTGGCGCTCGATGAGCCGGGTGCCGTAGCCGACGAGATTCTCCACGAAACCGGCGGTGGGATCCATGATGCCGTTGACGCAGACCAGCCCGCCGGCGCGGCCGATGATTTCGCGGGCGATCAGCTCGCTGTGGCCGCTGCCGAACGTGTGCAGCACGCCACCCTGCGCCACGGAGCGGCCGATGAGCGGCGCGAGCTTCGCGATCGTCGGCGCGTTGCTCGTCCAAGCGCGGGCGAGCATTTCGTTGGCGCGGGTGAAATAGTTTTCGGAGAGCGACATGAGGGAGGTTTCCGCTGCGCGAGAATCTAACAACAACCAGGTTTGGGGGAGCCAGAATCTTCCCAGCGACCATAGATGCCGCAGGGCAGGATCTTGCCATCCCGCTGAATTGGCAGCCCCACTTCGCCGGCGGAAATGGCGCCCGGCCGACCGTCGAACAGCTCCGCGAGCAGGTTGGCCACGACGGTGGGGGATAGGCGTGCGGTGTAGGCGTTAATCAGAAAAAACAGCGGCTGCTCGCTGAGGAGCGCGCGACACTCGAGCAGCAGCTCCCAAAGGTGATCTTCAAGCCGCCAGAGTTCGCCCGAACTGCCGCGGCCGTAGGTGGGCGGGTCCATGATGACCGCATCGTAACGGCGGCCGCGCTTCAGTTCACGGCGGGCGAATTTCAGGCAATCGTCGGTAATGTAGCGGATCGGCGCCGCCGCCAATCCGCTGAGCGCGGCGTTCTCGCGACACCACTTGACCATCCCCTCGGCGGCGTCGACGTGGCAGACGCTGGCGCCGGCCTTCGCGGCGGCCACGGAGGCGGCACCGGTGTAGCCGAACAGGTTCAGCACGGAAACTTCACGACCCGCCTTGCGCGCGGCGCGGACCTTTTCGCTAAACCAATCCCAATTGACGGCTTGCTCGGGAAACAAGCCGGTGTGCTTGAACGAGGTGGGGCGGATCTTGAAGGTGAGTCCGAGCGGCGCGTAGCCGATTTTCCAGTGATCCGGCAGCTCGCGGCGAAACTCCCAGCGGCCGCCGCCGGTGTCGCTGCGGTGGTAAAAGCCGTCCCAGTTCTCCCAGCGCGCGCCGGGCGCCACGCCGTGCCGCGGCCAGACGATTTGCGGGTCGGGCCGCACGAGGCTGAACGAGCCCCAGCGCTCCTGTTTCATCCCGTCGCCGCAGTCGAGCAGCTGATATTCCGCCCAACGATCAGCGACGATCAAGGCGGGGCGTTGGACGGGCGTGGACATCGATGTCGCGAGGCAATCCCGCGTCCGCGGCGTTGTCGAGCAGCGGGTGCAGGGAACCGGCGTAACCGTCTGCGGACAATGCTCAACCATTGAGTTATCGCCGCCCATGAAACCTTCCCTTCGTTTGCGCCGGATTCTGTCCGTTGCGGCCGCTTTCGGCCTGTTGCCCGCCGTCCTTTCCGCGGACGTCGTTGAAACCAAAAATGGTGCCCGCATCGTCGGCACCGTCGTGAAGATCGACGACGGAGCCGTGCTGGTGAAAACCGACTACGCGGGCGATCTCGCGATCAAGCAGAGTGAGGTGACGGGGATTACCACGGACCAGCCGGTGTCGGTGCGTCTCGCGAGCGGCACGGTGCTGAGCGGGACCGTCACGAGCGAGGGCAGCGCGCTGCGAATCACCGGCGCCGATGGCCAGCTGACCACGAGTGTCGACAAGGTCGCCGCCACGTGGCAGGCCGGGGACGAGGATCCGCAAACGGCCGCGCTTCGCCGGCACTGGACCTATGAGGCGGCAGTGGACATCACCGGCAAGACCGGCAACAAGGAGCAGATCGGCACGGCGGTGAGCGCGCGCGCGGTGCTGAAGACGCCGCAGGACACGCTGCAGTTCTACACCGCGTATGACCGGCAGGTAGCCGACGGCCAGAAAGCGGCCGATCAGTTCAAGGCGGGCGTCGATTACCAGAACAATTTCGCCGGGCGCAAATCGTGGTATGTGCGCGACGAAGGCGGATTCGATCGCGTGAAGGACATCGATCTCTACAACATCGCCGCGTTCGGCCTGGGCTACGATTTCATCAAGGAGCCGAAGCACACGCTGACAGGTCGCGCGGGTATTTCCTACCGGTATGAAGGCTATGGCGACCCGGTGGCAGAGGACGTCAGCAGCGCCGGTCTCGATCTCGGCGTCAATCACGAGTGGGAGTTCACGAATTCCAAGCTGGTGAACCGGGTGGCCTTCGTGCCGACGTTCGAGGATTTCGGCAACTACCGGCTGACGCACGAGTCCTTCTACGAAATCCCGCTGGCCGCGCCGGAGTGGAAGCTGCGGATCGGCGTCAGCAACGATTACAACAGCCAGCCGGGCCCCGGCGTGGAGCGGCTCGACACCGCATATTTCACCCGGCTGGTGCTGAACTGGCAGTGAGGCGGTCTCACGCCGCCCGCTGCAGCGGCGGGCGGCTGGTAGCACTTTGAGGGAGAAGCCGGCAAAGGTACGGCACCTCCCTGGCGGCAGCGAAATGCCACCCGACCCGCGAGCTGTTCGGGTAGGCTCACCTCCGGCGCGACCAGCAACGATGCGTTTTCCGCTTTGAACACGGGGCTGCGGTGGCGCATTCGTGACGCGTGCCCTCCCCTGCCGATTTTGCCCGACTGGCGCGCGAGTTTGCCGGCGAACTGCACACCGGCCGGACGATGCGGCTGCTCTACGCGACGGACGCATCGGAGTATCAGGAACTGCCGGCGGCAGTGGCGTTGCCGCGGACCGACGCGGATGTGCGCGCGCTCGTCCGTTTTGCGAACGAGCATCGGCTCGGGCTGATCCCGCGCGCAGCGGGCACGTCACTCGCGGGCCAGGTGGTGGGCAGCGGCATCGTTGTCGACCTCGGCCGGCACTTTAGCCGGATCGTCGCGATCGACGCCGCGGGGCGGCGTGCGCGGGTGCAGCCGGGCGTCGTGCGCAACGAATTGAATCTCGCGCTCCATCCGCACGGGCTGCTGTTCGGTCCCGAGACCTCGACGGCGAGCCGCGCGATGATCGGCGGCATGGTCGGCAACAACTCCTGCGGCTCCAACTCGCTCGTCTACGGTTCGGTCCGCGATCACCTCGTGAGCGCGCGGGGATTTCTGAGCGATGGCAGCGAGGTGACGTTCGGTCCGCTCACCCCGGTCGAGTTTGCGGCGAAATGCGCCGCGCCCGACTCGCTCGAAACGCGGATCTACCGTCGCGTGGGGGAACTCCTCGGTAGGGCGAAAAACCGCCGGCTGATTCGGGAGCATTTTCCAAAGGCGGAAGTGGTGCGGCGCAATACCGGTTACGCGCTGGATGCGCTGGCGGACTGCGCGGTGTTCGATCCGGCGTCGCCGCGGCCGTTCAACCTGTGCCGGCTGCTCGCGGGGTCCGAGGGCACGCTGTTTCTCGGCGTGGAGTTCGAGCTGGATTGCGATCCGCTGCCGCCGCCCGGTGCGCTGATGTGCGCGCACTTTGCGAGCGTGCAGGAAGCGTTGCGGGCGATGTTGCATGCGTTGCGGCACCGGCCGAGCGCGGCGGAGCTCATCGACCGTCACGTGCTCGAGTGCACGAAGGAAAATCTCGAGCAGGCACGCAACCGCTTCTTCGTGCAGGGTGACCCCGGCGCGATCCTCGTCGTGGAAATCCGGCGCGACACGCGCGCGGACATCGAAGCGGAGCTGGCGGGGTTGGAAAGTGAGCTGTGCGCGGCGGGGCTCGGCTACGCGTTTCCCGTGCTATGGGGTGACGACGTGCAGCGAGTCTGGGAGCTGCGGCGCGCCGGACAGGGCATCATGAGCAACGTCGCCGGCGACGCCAAGCCGCGCGAGAACGTCGAGGACACGGCCGTGGCGCCGGCCGATCTGCCGGACTATCTGCGTGAGTTCGACGAGTTGCTGCGCGGGAAGTATGGACTCGACTGTGTTTACTACGGGCACGCTGGCGCAGGCGAGGTACACACGCGGCCGCTGTTCAACCTGAAGACGCCGGAGGGCGTGAAGCTTTTCCGCAGCGTGGCGGCGGACGTGGCGGCGCTGGTGAAGAAGTATCGTGGCTCGCTTAGCGGCGAGCACGGCGACGGCCGGTTGCGTGGGGAATTCGTGCGGTTCATGGTCGGCGACGACTGCTATGCGCTGATGCGCGAAGTGAAGGCGGTGTTCGATCCCGCGGGCGTGCTGAACCCGGGCAAGATCATCGATGCGCCGCCGATGGACACGTCGCTGCGCCACGGCCCCGGCGAGCCGGCGCCAGAGTATGAAACGATCTTCGACTTCAGCGCCGCGGGCGGCGTGCTGCGCGCGGCGGAGAAATGCAACGGCTCGGCCGATTGCCGGAAGTCGCACCTGATGGGCGGCACGATGTGTCCCAGCTACATGGCGACGCGCAACGAACGCGATACGACCCGGGCGCGCGCGAATATGCTACGGCACATGCTTACGCATCCGCGCGATCCAGCGCAGCCGTGGGACAGCGACGAGATTGCCGAGGTGATGGAGCTCTGCATTTCCTGCAAGGGCTGCAAATCGGAGTGCCCGTCAAACGTGGACCTCACGCGGTTGAAGGCGGAGTGGCAGCAACACTACCACGATGCGCGGGGCGTGAAGTGGCGAACGCGGCTCGTCGCGAATTTTTCCCGGATCATGCGGCTGGCGGCGTTCGCGCCGGGATTGCACAACACGCTTGTGACGCAGCCGGTGCTCAGTCGCTGGCTCAAGCGATTGGTCGGCTTTGCGCCGGAGCGCAGCCTCCCCGAGCTGCCGCCGATGACGCTGCGGCACTGGTATGCGCGGAATCTCCCTCATCCTTCCGAGGATCGACGACGTGAGTCGTCCGCTACTTCGCCCGCGCTCGAACGAAAAAGTGTAACAGGTGTCACAAAGTTTCGCGGGGTCGAGGCGAGGCGAAGCGTGGGTGGTTCCGGGCGGCGGGTTTGGCTGTTTTGCGACGAGTTCACGAATTACCAGGACGCGGCGATCGGAATAAAGGCCGTGCAGGTGCTGCGTCGGCTCGGCTACGAAGTCGTCATCCCCGATCACGTGGACAGCGGGCGCGCGCAGTTTTCAAAGGGCTTCGTCCGCGCGGCGCGCCAGCTGGCGATCCGCAACGTCGAGCTTCTCGCGCCGCTCGTGAGCGCCGACAGCCCGCTGATCGGGATCGAGCCGTCAGCCATCCTCGGTTTTCGCGACGAGTATCCGGACCTCGTGCCGGCGGCGCTGCGCGAGGCGGCAAAGCGACTGGCGCGGCATGCGTTGCTCTTCGAGGAGTTCATCGCGCGCGAGGCCGAGGCGGGCCGGATTGCGTGCGAGGCGTTCACCACCGCGGCGCGCACGGTCCTGCTGCACGTGCACTGTCATCAAAAGGCGCTTTCGTCCCTCACGCCGGCGATGGCTGCGCTGCAGTTGCCGGCGAACTATCGCGTGCGGACGATTCCGTCCGGCTGTTGCGGCATGGCGGGCGCGTTCGGTTATGAGCAGGAACACTTCGCGCTCTCGCAGCAGATCGGCGAGCTCGTGCTGTTTCCCGCGGTGCGCGCCGCCGCGTCCGACACGATCATCGCGGCCGCCGGCACGAGCTGCCGGCATCAAATCCGGGATGGCACCGGGCGCCACGCGCTGCACCCGGCGGAAATCCTCTTCGACGCGCTGGCCTGAGCGCAGACAAAGGGCGCAGCAGGCTGCGCCCCGATGACTCCGTGGCGGCCGGGCCGCTGCACGCGCGCGCTACGCTTCGATGCGGCGGCAAGGCGTGGGTTCCTCGTCGGCCTTGCCTTCGTAGGCGTGCACCGAGCACGCCGAGTCGCTCCAGAGCGGCAGGTTGTGGCGCCGCCATTCACGTGTCTCCGTAATGTCGCGACACACCTCCGCGTCGGCGCAGGCGAGCATGAGGCGGTTGAGGGCGGCATAGGCGATGTCTTCAGCCGAAACTTTCAACGAGCTGGCAAACCGATCCACGGCATCGCGCTCCGCCTGTTCCAGATGTAGTTTGATCGCGCTCATAAAATCCTCCTTTCGGAAGGGGGTTCGGGGTTACCTCAAAGGTATCGGTCCGCTCCGCTCGGACAAGAGGTGAAACCTCGGTAAATGCCGGGCCCGACGCGCTGCGGCGGCTTTATGACACAAAGTCGGCGCGAGGCACAGGCGAGTCGGCGATGCGACCGCTGCCGGTCGCGGCGGGGTCAGGAGACCCCGCCCAACCAGCGAGCAGATGCGGTGCGGATCAGGACGCCGCGGGTGGCGGCGGATTTTCCGGCGGCGTTGCGGGAGAATTCTTCTGCGCGGCTTCGGCCGCCTTGAGGTCGGCGAGTTGGAGCGGATGCTCCTCGAGCAGCTCCTCCTCGGACATCCGGCCGGTGAGCCAGGCGAGGTTCATCGGATAAACGTCCGGGTTGAAGATCACGAAGTAGAAATGCCAGACAATGATCGCCAGCGTCGCGAGGATCGCCTCGTAGAAGTGAATCGCGCGCGAGACGTCGAAGCCGAGCTTGGTGATCAGGCCCATCGAAGTGTTATCGAACCACAGGATCATGCCGGTCACGCCCATCAGCAGGGTGCCCCAGACGAGCGCCCAATACTCGGCTTTCTCGATGTAGCTGAACCGTGGGAACTCCGGCTTCGTCGGGCTTAGTCCGAGATTGTAGCGCAGCACCTTCCAGGGATCGGTGACGTCGCGCCAGCGCGGCAGCAGATCGCGGAGGAGCGAACGGCCCGCGGGCGACAACGCGAGATAACCCACGTGCCACACGCCGGCGACCAGCATCACCACGCCGGCGATCCGATGAATCAGGCTGCGCCACTCGAAGGCGCGCGCGCTGAGGTTGCGGATGCCCACGACCCACCACGCTTCGGGATAGCGCAGCATGAAGCCGGTGACCACCAGCAGGACGAAGCTGATGACGAGCGCGCCGTGCTGAAACCGTTCGTGGGCCGTCATGCGCAGATAGAGCCGGTGCGCGACGTGCTCGGGCTCGATGAGCCCTTTCTGGATCGCGAGCTTGCGCCGGATCTTTTTGAAGAAGTCGAGCAGGTTGTGCAGCGCCATGCCGCCGACGATCAGCACGATCATCCACACGTAGATGGTTGCGACCCAGTAGAGCACGCGGGCGTTAGCGTCGTTCGCATCGGCGGTCTGGGGACTGACGTGCACGGCGCCGACGGCGAAGCGCTTGTTTGCGCCGGGGTGACACTCGCCGCAGGTGCGCGCGAGATTGGACTTGTGAATCGTCGAGGTCGGATCGAGCGAGGACTTGATCGCGTGCGCGCTGTGACAGCTGGCACAGTTCACCACCTCGACGGCGCCACCACGCGCAGCCAAGCCGTGGTAACTGTCGGAGAACGTCTGGAAGGTTTGGGACGAGAGCCCGTATTTCTGCGTGAGCCGGAGTGAGTCATGGCAGCTGGCGCAGACCTGCTGGGCGACATTGCTCGCGTGCACCGGCGAGGTCGGATCCTTGTGGCCGCGGATGTCGTGTTCGCCATGGCAGTCGGTGCAGACGGCGGAGTCGGCGTTGCCCTTGCGCAAGGCGGCGGCGTGCACGCTCGAATCGAAATCGCGCGCCTGCTCCTCGTGGCACTTGGCGCAGGTGGCCGACTGGTGCTGTTTGTTCATCCGCGCGCCGGTAGTGATCGCGCGATTCATCTCGTGCGCGCCGTGGCAGTCGACGCAGGTGGCGGCTTCCTGTTTGCCAGCGTGGAGCGCGGCACCGTGCACGCTCTGGTCGAAGGACGCCACGAACTTCGTCTGCCGGAGCACCTGGCTGGCGACATCGGGTTTCTCGACGTGGCACGATTCGCAGAGCTTGGCTTGGGCGAGTTTTTGTTCCGCGATGGATGCCGGTTCCTTCGCGGCGATCAGCGGATCCTTGTGGCAAGTGAGACAGTTGAGCGGCGGGTTGGCGTTGCCGGCGGGCCGGGCGTGCGCCGAGGCGACGAAGTGGTCGCGGGCCTGCGCGTGGCACTGACCGCAGCCTTCGGTCAGCCGGGGCTTCGACATCGCGAAGTCGCGCGACTTCACGCGCTGCACCTCGTGCGTGCCGTGGCATTCCGTGCACGACGTGTCCTTGCCCTCGGGGCGCGGGTCCAGCTGCAGCCGCGAGTGAAACTTGTGCTTCGGCGCGGTATCGTCGTGGCAGGAGAAGCAATCCACCGCGACGCGCTGCTTGCGATGCGGTGAGGCCTCGCCGTCGATGCCCTCGTGGCAGTCGACGCATTCGAGCGAACCGTGGACCGAGGCGCCGACTTTGTCCGCGGAAACAAAGAGGGAAACCTTGGTGCCGTCGGGCCGGCGTTCGGTGAGCGTTTCGTCGGAGTGGCACTCGAGGCAGCTGGCGCTCGACTGCGGGGCGGGTTCGTCCGCGGCCGCAAGCCGGCCGGTACCGCCCGCGAGAGCGAGCGTGAGGCCGAAGGCGAGACGAAATGCAGCAGTCTTGGGCAGAGCCGCTGCGCCGCGGGGGTAGACGGCAGCTGGCGCCCGATCAGGGGATGATCGAACCATGCTGGGATTCTTCGGGCGACCGCAAAGGGAGTAAAGGGCGTCGCTCGAAAGGGCTCCGCAAATAACCGCCGGTTATCCATTGGATAATGGGCCATGCTGTCGCGGGGTGGACCGTCGGGTTTTTCTTGCGCGCGTTTGCGGCGGGCGCGGGTGCCTAACCTGCTGCAGTAGCGCAAGCCGCGAGGGTCGCGCCCTTGCTTTCACGCCGGGCGCTGCGCACAGTGGCGCCATGCGAGAGTTTGCCGGTCAATTTCTTCAAGCCTTCATCCCCTTGTTCGTCGCCATCGATCCGATCGGGTTGGCGGCGATCTTTCTCGCGCTGGGCACGGGCGTTCCGCTGGAACAGCGGCGGCGGATCGCGCGGCAGGCGGCCTGGACCGGTGGCGGCGTGGCGCTGCTGTTCCTGTTGCTGGGGCAGACGATTTTCGGCGCGCTGGGCATCACCGCGAGCGACTTCCAAATCGCGGGTGGTCTGATCCTATTCATCATCGCGGCGCGCGACATCATGCATTCGGCGGCCGAGGCGCCGGCGAAGCTCGCTGACGATTTCGGCGTGGTGCCGCTCGGGATGCCGCTGATCGCCGGTCCGGCGTCGATTACCACGCTGATCCTGCTGGCGCAGACGGTCGGCGTGTGGATTTCGCTGGCGGCGCTGGCGGTGAATCTCGTGCTGATCGTGCTGGCGTTCGCTTACAGCGACAAGCTGGGCCGGCTGATCGGCGCGACCGGGATGCGGGCGATTTCGAAAATCATCTCGCTCCTGCTCGCCGCGATCGCGGTGAACATGATCCGGCAGGGCGTGGCGTAGCCGGCGCCACGCTGCGGTCCCTCACGATGGTTCGGCACGCCTGCACGCGTTGACGGCAACGCATGCCACCCGCTGATGGTGCGATCAGCCGGCGAAATTCGTCAGCAGATCGGCGTAAATCTTGGCGGTGTTCAGCAAGTCGCGCACCGACGCGCGCTCGTCGACCGCGTGATAGTTCTTGCCACCGGGTCCGTAGCCGATCGTCGGGATCTTCAGGTGATGCACAAAAAAGTGCATGTCGTTGAATCCGGTGGAAACGTGAAACGAGGGTTCCTCCTGGCGCACGCGGCCGACACTGTGGGCCATCGCCGCGAAGAACGGGTGCCTGGGCGAGGTGAAGCACGCGAAGTTCTCCGAGACCTTGGCGATGCTGATTCGGCACTGCGGGATTTTGCGCGCGGCCGCGGCAAGGAACGCCCGCAACTCGCGCTCGGCTTTCGCGTGATCCTCGGTAGCGAGCACCCGCCGGTCGATCGAGAACCGCGCCTCGGCGGGCACGGTGTTGATCTTCCCGCCCGGACCGGCGGAGAAGACGCCACCCACGTTGATCGTCGCGCGCATCATCCGCCCCTCCGGCGTGACGAACGTGCGGCGGGCGAGCGTGCGTTTGTAGGATTCGAGGGCGAGCACCAGCGCAGACATTTTCTCGAACGCGTTGATGCCATCCTCGGGTTGCGAGCCGTGCGCGGCGCGGCCCTGGACGGTGACCTCGAGCCAGACCACGCCGTTGTGGCCGCAGCCGATGTGGCCGCCTTCCCCACCCTCCATCACGATCGCGTAATCGGGCTTGATCGGTGCGTGGCGCACCAGCCAGCCGGCGCCGAGCTCGGAATCGGTTTCCTCGTCGGCGGTGAAGGACACCTCCACATTCATTGCGGGCCGAGTGCCCGTCGCCCGCAGCGCGCGCAACGCGAGCAGCAAGCTGGCCATCGAACCTTTCATGTCCGATGTGCCGCGGCCATAAATCCAACCGCGCTCAACCTTCCCGCTGAACGGATCGCCGTGCCGCCACGCGCCCGAGACGGGCACGACATCGTAGTGCGCGTTGAAATGGAGTGTCTTCCGCGCGCCGGGCGTGCGCAGCTTGCCGAGTACGTTGAACCGCGGAAATGAGTGCTGCTCCGGTGGCAGGAACCGGCGCATCAACGCCGGCGGAACCCGGAACCGGCGCGCGGTCAGCCCGGCGGCGTCGAGCTCGGCCGTGAGCAGTGCGGTGATCGTGTCATAGTTTTCCCCGGGTGGATTGACCGTGCGGACGGCCACCAGCCGGCGCAGCGTTGCAAGCAACCGCTCGCTCTGCTGATCGATGTAGGTGGAAAGGGCCATGTGTTGGAACAACGGATAACGCCCCGGCGATGCAGGACAAAGCTAAACGGTCCGCCGGCGTGGTCACCCGTGGCGGCGACAGTTGACTTTTGACACCCGCGCGCGCGCGGCCCATGGTCGCGGCACACATGTCCCTGGCTGATTTGCGCAAAGACTACTGTCTCGCCGGCCTCGCCGAGAAGGATCTCTCGCGCGATCCGTTCCGGCAGTTTGAGAAATGGTTCCAGGAGGCGGAGGCGGCGAAAACCATTGAACCGAACGCGATGACCCTGTGCACCGCGACGCGCGAGGGCCGGCCGTCGGCGCGCACGGTGTTGCTCAAGGGCGTGGACGGCCGCGGATTCGTTTTCTTCACCAACTACAGCAGTCGCAAGGGCCGCGAGCTCGAGCTGAGCCCGTACGTGAGCCTCGTCTTTCCGTGGCTGGCGCTGGAGCGGCAGGTGATCGTCGAAGGCACCGCGACGAAAGTATCGCGCGAAGAATCGGAGGCGTATTTTCACAGCCGGCCGCTGCCGAGCCAGTTGTCAGCCTGGGCGTCGCCACAAAGTTCGATCGTCTCGGGGCGGCGGGCCCTCGACGAGGCGATGAAGGAGGTCGAGCGAAAATACGCCGGCCAAGTCGTGCCAGTGCCGCCGCATTGGGGCGGTTACCGCGTGAATCCCGAGACGGTGGAATTCTGGCAGGGGCGGCGCAGTCGCTTGCATGACCGCCTGCGTTATCGGCGCGAGAGCGACGGTGGCTGGGTGATCGAACGGCTGGCGCCGTGAAGACCGCGCGGCGCAAGCGGGCCCCCGCGGCCAAACCCGTCCCGCAAGCATTGCTCGCGGCCGCGCTCGCCGCGCAGACCGACGGCGTGGTGCTGTCGCGCATCTGTGCGCCGCCCGTCCGGCTGAAGATTCTCTTCGCCAACGATGCGTTCTGCACCATGACGGGCCGCACCCGAGCGGAGTTGGGA is part of the Opitutus terrae PB90-1 genome and harbors:
- the pdxH gene encoding pyridoxamine 5'-phosphate oxidase, yielding MSLADLRKDYCLAGLAEKDLSRDPFRQFEKWFQEAEAAKTIEPNAMTLCTATREGRPSARTVLLKGVDGRGFVFFTNYSSRKGRELELSPYVSLVFPWLALERQVIVEGTATKVSREESEAYFHSRPLPSQLSAWASPQSSIVSGRRALDEAMKEVERKYAGQVVPVPPHWGGYRVNPETVEFWQGRRSRLHDRLRYRRESDGGWVIERLAP